Within Ischnura elegans chromosome 6, ioIscEleg1.1, whole genome shotgun sequence, the genomic segment CGAATACATTCCGGAATGCATGCCATTCAAATGTTCACTTTCTCGGCGCGAATATCTTCGAGGTGTTTTTAGAGTAAACCTATAGGTGGGAGTACTACCGTGCGACGTTGGCAGCACTTGTCGACGGTCGAGAATGTAAATAAGAGAAAGCGGGGGATATGCACAAGGGATAAATATTGTAATTCGTCGACTCAGGGGAATAATTTCCATGAGTAGGGGAGAACTTGATTCTTAGAAGCTTGTTCAAAAGTAATTTCGAGCTATATAACAATGCCACCTAAATGCAAGTTAATTTACTTCCACGCAATGGGCTTAGCTGAGCCCATTCGATATTTACTGGCGTATGGAAAGGTAGAATTTGAAGATTGTCGTGTGGACTACGAGCACTTCCTCAAAATCAAGCCAAGTATGATTTACTCTTTCGTGGAAATAGAATTAGTGAAAACTGTTAGCATACTTGCTGTTTACTTTTATTACAGCCATGCCTGTAGGCCAATTACCTGTAGTTGAATTTGAAGGGAAAACTTTGTTCCAGTCCATTGCGATAAGTCGCTTCTTTGCTAAGAAATTTAACCTTCTGGGAAAAACTGACGAGCATCAATTGAGTTGTGACATTGTAGTGGATACTATAACGGATTACAGATTGCGTGAGTGATCATTTCTTTTCTCAGTAAGACCTTGTTCTGCATTAATAATTCCAAGTGCATATTGATTATTTGACCTTGGACTTATAGAGCTACCTTATAATATCACTCTAAAACGCTGCAGTTCTTCATTAGTCATGAAATTCACTGTACCAACTTATGCATGTTTACTTTTAGTGTTTTTGTAGTAGAtttaggaaggaaggaagaataaCATTAAGCACATACATGGGATTTATATCTTAAGATATATACATGGGATGTATACATGTATATATCCCAAGCTGAAGCCCTCATGCCCCCTCCACTTCTGCATACCTAAATTGAGGTCATGCAACGAAAGGTCCAAACCTGATAACCGTATTAGGTTCTATTGTGTGATTCGACTTATATCTtacggatattttaaaatttatcatttcagATTTCAAAGATGTGCATTTTTGTGATGATCCTGTGTTGAAATCCCAGAAGAGAGAGAGGCTCATTATAGAAACTAC encodes:
- the LOC124160726 gene encoding glutathione S-transferase-like — encoded protein: MPPKCKLIYFHAMGLAEPIRYLLAYGKVEFEDCRVDYEHFLKIKPTMPVGQLPVVEFEGKTLFQSIAISRFFAKKFNLLGKTDEHQLSCDIVVDTITDYRLHFKDVHFCDDPVLKSQKRERLIIETTPFYLSRFETLVNTNGGFFVGAQLTWSDLYFAAILCFMESLLQRNLLDGYPTLESLRTKVNNLDGVKEWIASRPKTDL